A window from Argopecten irradians isolate NY chromosome 3, Ai_NY, whole genome shotgun sequence encodes these proteins:
- the LOC138318943 gene encoding uncharacterized protein, which translates to MEPNEYILGVYADALTTLIKNHDLTKQAMQYLKKNFQLFADELNAQVNGIKVIQVGSSYDDLHLARLWKDEDGAYKFFPEVDFDFDMIYLDYVVSEDGVSTALEDDSEFGEKSNDLPFSHAKENNQTERSKITSAQRGRPLAICIMESSSNPGYVKLRVTPYGRQMLQKPGCRIGNFITSNGYLLSTAFTSGFVKEGDRTEIVYSRLGQFVGNTLREYGFDYQGENAVYTKTGPAITGVQHQYRGYTYDFVHAFPCPTWPTVAKGWADRARRCHWPNEELIQDIVKGGCLLVAMGCHQSSDPSQEWRLSFVKAERMLSQSLSSLQKTCYSVVKVMLKSNLSERAILTSYHMKNIFYYLCEEIASASGTWTLDSLGEKIIQFLKYISVSLDVHRIPLYFLPPLNLIGHYSNEDVDATKKEVEAIIKTPFATLMEACNRLGCFDVKSSSQRFQNMQGELKPMFVIYTTSVHILWNLGCENIGEDFGKICFQKVVNLNAATSGYVTTGSHTFTPHSVPALLKPLAHAYTQRGEFDKALWLFLAMEELDPDLVASTYPNVLSNIACLYGNKSVQLKETLEVEKSSEYKTKAVLYFTKALSLIPNSPSLHLMYGNFLIDCKKPTVAAVEQFEKAIAINKPCDDDDALIQLTIPGAKDRPDCPCYVPGQVAAYYLMVQSCVNLMDIVRARKVAGQFEEYIREKSMLKHKVVSFRLCAFSYNEVGLIVKSKLLSAELDRYECLAKGD; encoded by the exons ATGGAACCAAACGAGTACATACTCGGTGTGTATGCCGATGCCTTGACCACTCTGATTAAGAACCATGATCTCACTAAACAGGCTATGCAGTATCTCAAGAAGAACTTCCAACTATTCGCGGATGAATTGAATGCCCAGGTAAATGGAATAAAAGTAATACAGGTTGGAAGCTCCTATGACGATCTGCACCTGGCTCGACTGTGGAAAGACGAAGATGGCGCATACAAGTTCTTTCCAGAAGTTGATTTCGATTTTGACATGATATATCTTGACTATGTTGTATCAGAAGATGGCGTTTCTACTGCTCTTGAAGACGATTCTGAATTTGGTGAAAAGTCTAATGATCTTCCTTTTTCGCACGCCAAGGAAAACAATCAGACAGAAAGGTCTAAAATTACTTCGGCACAACGGGGACGACCTTTAGCTATATGCATCATGGAATCGTCCTCTAACCCGGGGTATGTCAAACTCCGTGTCACCCCCTATGGTCGACAGATGCTTCAAAAACCAGGATGTCGAATCGGTAATTTCATAACATCTAATGGTTACCTTTTGAGCACTGCTTTTACATCCGGGTTTGTCAAAGAGGGGGATCGTACGGAGATCGTGTACTCTCGTCTGGGCCAGTTTGTCGGCAATACGTTACGAGAGTATGGGTTTGACTACCAGGGGGAAAATGCTGTATACACCAAAACAGGCCCCGCAATCACAGGGGTTCAACACCAGTACCGTGGTTATACTTATGATTTCGTGCATGCCTTTCCGTGTCCGACATGGCCGACGGTAGCAAAAGGATGGGCAGACAGAGCACGGAGATGTCATTGGCCGAATGAAGAACTCATCCAGGATATTGTAAAAG GCGGTTGTTTGCTTGTTGCCATGGGATGCCACCAAAGTAGCGATCCGTCACAGGAATGGAGGCTTTCGTTTGTAAAGGCGGAACGCATGTTGTCCCAATCTTTGTCCAGTCTCCAGAAAACTTGCTACTCCGTGGTCAAGGTGATGCTGAAATCCAATCTGTCTGAACGAGCTATCCTAACATCATACCATATGAAGAACATATTCTATTACTTATGCGAGGAGATCGCGTCCGCCTCAGGCACCTGGACATTGGATTCACTAGGGGAAAAGATCATTCAGTTCCTCAAATACATCTCTGTGTCACTGGACGTGCACAGGATACCATTGTACTTCCTCCCGCCTctcaatttgattggtcattatTCAAATGAGGACGTAGATGCAACCAAGAAAGAAGTCGAAGCCATCATTAAAACACCATTTGCGACATTGATGGAAGCGTGCAACAGGCTCGGATGCTTTGACGTAAAATCCTCCTCTCAGAGGTTTCAGAACATGCAAGGAGAGTTGAAGCCTATGTTTGTCATCTATACCACAAGTGTACACATTCTCTGGAATCTTGGTTGTGAAAATATCGGGGAGGATTTCGGTAAAATCTGCTTCCAGAAAGTTGTCAATTTAAATGCTGCCACTTCCGGTTACGTCACAACAGGTTCCCATACCTTCACACCTCACTCTGTTCCAGCCCTTCTAAAGCCACTAGCACATGCTTACACACAACGAGGGGAGTTTGACAAGGCTCTTTGGCTGTTCCTTGCGATGGAAGAACTTGACCCCGATTTAGTCGCTTCGACCTACCCAAATGTTTTAAGCAACATTGCTTGTCTCTATGGGAACAAGTCCGTACAATTAAAGGAGACATTGGAAGTTGAAAAGTCGTCCGAATATAAGACAAAGGCGGTCCTGTATTTTACAAAGGCTCTAAGTCTGATACCCAACTCTCCCAGTCTTCATCTGATGTATGGAAACTTTCTAATTGACTGCAAAAAGCCAACAGTGGCAGCAGTCGAACAGTTTGAGAAGGCTATAGCAATAAATAAGCcttgtgatgatgatgacgcCCTCATACAACTGACCATTCCGGGGGCCAAGGATCGCCCAGATTGCCCTTGTTACGTCCCAGGACAGGTGGCAGCTTATTACCTTATGGTCCAAAGTTGCGTCAACTTGATGGACATTGTCCGGGCGCGCAAAGTTGCTGGACAATTCGAAGAATATATTAGAGAAAAGTCCATGCTCAAGCATAAGGTTGTTTCCTTCAGACTATGTGCCTTTAGCTACAATGAAGTTGGGCTTATCGTCAAATCAAAACTCTTGTCTGCAGAATTAGACCGATATGAATGTTTAGCGAAGGGAGACTGA